The genomic stretch ATGGGGGAGCACTTGGGACCCCTGAGTGAattctgggaggaggtggggcccccgTAACCCGGAGGAGAGGAGATTGAGCCTTGTACCCTATTTGAAaggaggtgagggcccgaatCCAGTGTGAGAGAAGGTGTGGCTGCTGTGCACTGCTTGAGACGAGGAGGGGCCATGGTGttccacccactgttagaggaggtggggccacttggccagagtgagaggagtttTAGCCCAAGCACGCCCCCCATTAGAGAAGGTCGGGCTAgcgcaccctgcatgaggggaggtgggtggccaCACCCCATGTGGTAAAAGCATTGACTCCTGAACCAGTCATAGGAGAAAGTGGAGACCGCATGCTGCACAGCAGAGGAGCTGCAGCCCTGTATCCTGCATGAGAGGACCTGGGGGCCGGAATCCAGGTGAGAGCACGTGTGGGTGTCCTGCCgtgtgtgagaggaggcaggcCATTGCGTCCCGCcacactgttagaggaggtggggccactatgacctgtttgagaggaggttagggctaggcctaaggttagggctaaggctagggttagggttaggggcggGGTTTGGTTGGGGTTGTGGTTGGGATTAcagttggggttgaggttaggtgttaggggtcggggttcggttggggtgaggggttggggttaggggtttggggttggggttaggttaagggtaaggggtaaaggttagggttacgcttagtgttagggttctaaGGCTTAGGGTTTAGAGtgagggtaggggttagggtaggttagggttagggttagggttagggttaggggttagggttagggttagggttagggttaggggttagggttggggttagggttagggttagggttaggggttggggttggggttagggttagggttagggttagggttagggttagggtagggttagggttagggttagggttagggttagggttgggttagggttagggttagggttagggttagggttagggttagggttaggggttaggggttagggttagggttagggttagggttagcggttaggggttagggttagggttagggttagggttagggttagggtagggttggggttggggttggggttggggttggggttagggttagggttagggttagggttagggttaggggtaggggtaggggtaggggtaggggtagggttagggttagggttagggtttagggttagggttagggttagggttagggttagggttagggttaggggttagggttaggttagggttagggttagggttagggttagggttagggttagggtagggttagggttagggttagggttagggttagggttagggtttgggtttgggtttgggttagggttagggttagggttagggttagggttagggtagggttagggttagggttagggttaggggtaggggtagggttagggttagggttagggttagggttagggttaggggttaggggtagggttagggttagggttagggttagggttagggttaggggttagggttagggttagggttagggttagggttagggttagggttagggttagggttaggttagggttagggttagggttagggttagggttagggtttagggttagggttagggttagggttagggtagggttagggttagggttagggttagggttagggttagggttagagggttagggttagggttagggttagggttagggttagggttagggttagggttagggttagggttagggttgggttagggttagggttagggttagggttagggttagggttagggttaggggttaggggttagggttagggttagggttagggttagggttagggttagggttagggttagggttagggttagggttagggttagggttagggttagggttagggttagggttgggttagggttggggttgggttggggttggggttggggttggggttgggttggggttgggttgggttggggttgggttgggggtggggttggggttggggttggggttggggttggggttggggttggggttgggttggggttggggttggggttagggttagggttagggttggggttgggttagggttagggtttagggttagggttagggttagggttagggttagggttagggttagggttagggttagggttgggttaggggttagggttagggttagggttgggttgggttagggttagggttaggggttagggttaggggttagggttagggttagggttggggttagggttagggttaggggtttgggttagggttagggtatgtgGGTtaggtaggttagggttagggttagggttagggttaggtagggttagggttagggttagggttagggttagggttagggttagggttagggttaggttagggggttagggttagggttagggttaggttagggttagggttagggttagggttagggttagggttagggttagggttagggtagggttagggttagggttagggttagggttagggtagggttagggttagggttagggttagggttagggttagggttagggttagggttagggttaggttagggttagggttagggttagggttagggttagggttagggttaggggttagggttagggttagggttagggttagggttagggttagggttagggttagggttagggttagggttagggttagggttagggttagggttagggttagggttagggttagggttagggttagggttagggttagggttagggttagggttagggttagggttagggttagggttagggttagggttagggttagggttaggagggttagggttagggttagggttagggttagggttagggttagggttagggttagggttagggttagggttagggttagggttagggttagggttagggttagggttagggttagggttagggttagggttagggttagggttagggttagggttagggttagggttagggtagggttagggttagggtttgggttagggttagggttagggttagggttagggttagggttagggttagggttagggttagggtaggttagggttagggttagggttagggttagggttagggttagggttagggttagggttagggttacgggttagggttagggttagggttagggttagggttagggttagggttagggttagggttagggttagggttagggttagggttagggttagggttagggttagggttagggttagggttagggttagggttagggttagggttagggttagggttagggttagggttaggttagggttagggttagggttagggttagggttagggttagggttagggttagggttagggttagggttagggttagggttagggttagggttagggtagggttagggttagggttaggggttagggttagggttagggttagggttagggttagggttaggttaggttagggttagggttagggttagggttagggttagggttagggttagggttagggttagggttagggttagggttagggtttgggttagggttagggttaggggttagggttagggttagggttagggttagggttagggttagggttagggttagggttagggttagggttagggttagggttagggttaggtagggttagggttagggttagggttagggttagggtttggttagggttagggttagggtagggttagggttagggttagggttgggttagggttagggttagggttagggttagggttagggttagggttagggttagggttagggttagggttagggttagggttagggttagggttagggttagggttagggttagggttagggttagggttagggttagggttagggttagggttagggttagggttagggttagggttagggttagggttagggttagggttagggttagggttagggttagggttagggttagggttagggttagggttaagggttagggaggttagggttagggttagggttagggttagggttagggttagggttagggttagggttagggttaggagttagggtagggttagggttagggttagggttagggttagggttagggttagggttagggttagggttagggttagggttagggttagggttagggttagggttagggttagggttagggttagggttagggttagggttagggttagggttagggttagggttagggttagggttagggttagggttagggttagggttgggttagggttagggttagggttgggttagggttagggttagggttaggtggttagggttagggggttagggttagggttagggttagggttagggtttggggtagggtagggttagggttagggttaggttaggggttagggttagggaaggttagggtaggttagggttagggttgggttagggttagggttagggttagggttagggttagggttagggtagggttagggttagggtagggttaggggttagggttagggttagggttagggttagggttagggttaggtaggtagggttagggttagggttagggttagggttagggttagggttagggttagggttagggttagggttggttgggttagggttagggttagggttagggttagggttagggttagggttagggttagggttagggttagggttagggttagggttagggttagggttagggttagggtttggtaggtagggtttgggttagggttagggttagggttagggtagggttagggttggttagggggtagggtttgggttagggttatgggttaggggtggttagggttagggttagggtagggtagaggttagggttagggttaggggttagggatagggttagggttagggttagggttagggtaggggtagggttagggttagggttagggttagggtgtagggttagggttgggttagggttggtttgggttagggtttgggttagggttaggttagggttagggttagggtagggttagggttaggttaggtttgggttagggttagggtttgggttagggtagggtagggttgatagggttagggttgggttagggttagggttagggttagggttagggttagggttagggtagggttagggtagggttagggttagggtttgggttagggttagggttagggttagggttagggttagggttagggttaggggtagggtttgggtaggtgggttagggtagggttagggttagggttagggttagggtaggttagggtagggttagggttagggtagggttagggttagggttagggttagggttagggttagggttagggttagggttcgggtagggtaggtagggttgggttagggtgagggttagggtagggttagggttagggttagggtaggggtgggtgagggttagggttagggtagggttaggggttagggtgggggttgggttagggtttgggtttgggttagggttaggggggttgggttagggtagggttgggtagggttagggtaggggtagggttaggggtagggttagggtagggttggtagggttaggggttagggttagggtgagggttagggttaggggttgggttagggttaggggtaggtagggttagggttaggggttgggttagggttagggggtaggggttagggttaggttagggttagggttagggttgggggtggggtttgggtgggtggtgggtaggggttggggtggggtgggtgtgggggtggggtgggggtgggggtgggggtggggtgggggtgggggggtggggtgggggtgggggtggggttgggtgtggggtgggggtggggtgggggagggggtgggggaggggtgggggtggggttggggtggggtgggtgggggttggggtgggggtgggggtgggggtgggggtggggggtaggggtgggggtgggagggtgggggtggggttgggggagggtggggtgggtgagggGTTGGGTGGAGGTGGGTTAgggtgggttgggggagggttggggtgggtgtgggtgtgggttgGGTGAGGGgttgggtgtggggtggggtgggttggggtgggggaggggttgggggtggggtgggggtgggtgtgggggtggggtagggtgtgggtgggggtggggtgtagAGGGGTAGGGgtgagggttggggtggggggtggggtgggtgagggttggggtggggttggggtgggtgagggttggggttagggtgagggggtgggtggtggggaggggtgggggtgggggtgggtgtggggtggggtaggggtgggtttgggttagggtaggtggttagggtttgggtttgggttagggttaggggttgggtggtttggggtaggggttagggtgagggttagggtttagggttaggggtagggtagggttGGGTAGGGTTTGGGTGTGGGGTCTGGGTTGGGGTTTGGGGTAGGGTTGGGTTNNNNNNNNNNNNNNNNNNNNNNNNNNNNNNNNNNNNNNNNNNNNNNNNNNNNNNNNNNNNNNNNNNNNNNNNNNNNNNNNNNNNNNNNNNNNNNNNNNNNNNNNNNNNNNNNNNNNNNNNNNNNNNNNNNNNNNNNNNNNNNNNNNNNNNNNNNNNNNNNNNNNNNNNNNNNNNNNNNNNNNNNNNNNNNNNNNNNNNNNgatgcagagaggaaggaacGCTGATGCGCTGGTCGGTCTGCAAAATAGtagaacctctatggaaaacattatggagactcctcaaagaaagaaatgtggacctaccattcaatccagcaatcccactcctgggtatctacccaaaggaaatgaagtcattttatccaaaagacaccagCACTCGATTGTTTAGcacagcacacttcacaattgcaaagatgtggaatcaacctaggtgccATTAAATTCAtaaggggacaaaaatgtgtatgtgtctgtgtgtgtgtgcatatatatatatatatatatactactgAGAgtgtgctactcagccataaaaaggaatgaaatgccagcctgagcaagagtgagaccccgtctctaaaaaaatttaaaaaggtagctggacatggtggcatatacccgtagtcccagctactcaggaggctaaggcaggaggatcacttgagcccagagtgtgaggttggagcgagctatgatcatgccactgcactctgtccctgccaacagagggagaccctgtctctaaaaacaaaagggaatgaaataatgtgatttgcagcaatgtggggggaactggagaccactaccctaagtgaactatctcgggaatggaaaaccaaacaccatatatTCTCACAAATAAGTGGGAGCTACTACGTGGATACACAGAGGCACATggcaatataaaggacatgaaaacctAGAAGGGGGAGGAATGCACAGTGGGTGTAGGACAAAAACTTGCCCGCCATGAACACTATTCTGATTATGGACAAACCGACACCTCTGACTTCAGCACCacacaagatatccatgtaacaaaaacacttgtaccaccttaattagtattttgaaataaaaaaataagattgcacTGAACGTTCTATCCAGAACAATTAGATAAGAAcgggaaataaaaggcatccatatgtgaaaggaaagcaaatctattcacagattccaaatcacatgatcttaaatatagaaaatcccaaagaattaaaaaaatatatatatttgaactAGCAAACAAATACAGATAAGTTTTAGTTACAGAACATTTCAATACACAGAAATCCATTTTATGTCCGTACTCTGGCAATCAAGAACACggaaataaaattaagacaaaaatttcatttgaataatgtcaacaaaaataacccactcaggaaaaaaattaacaaaggtgcaagacctgtatgtggaaaattacaaaacattactgaaaaaacctaaagaaaatctaaacaaatggCAAGACACTCCACGATCATTGACTAGACACGGAATATGTTTCAACATGGCTAAactacacaaagtgatctcaAACTCAATGCAATTCCTACAAAAATCCAAAAAGCCCTCTCAGCAGAAACGGGCAAAGTGATCCTAAcattcaaatggaattttaagggaacacaatTAACCAAAACCtccttgaaaaagaaagacaaactcaGAGGTTCACACTTtccaattttaaatcttaaagttTACTACAAAGCAACAAcaatcaaaacaggatgataGTGGCATGAAGGAACACATGTGGATCAATGAGATTGAACTGAGGGTCCAGATATAAATTCATTCCTCTGTGGTCAACTGATTGTGCACACGCCCTGAGGTCCCTAAATTCCACAAGTGATGTCAGACAACTATGCACACGCACAGGAATGAAACTGTACCCTGACATCAGACCACACAGAGAAACTGAACTCAAAATGGTCCACAGGCAACactccactgaattatatattcacaagtggcaaaaatggtgaaattttaaaaggtgctttcaaatatttatatacgttgtcataatatggactaggactttatcacttaactacatcgattggtgatgtaaacgtaagtgtgcaaacctgagataccttgcaaccaGTGGGcacgcacatatgcacacacggctagagaattacagtaaggtaatacGTGGCTcagtaaattcttatgaaatttccatgatcagttgggccatttgcctttcatttggcagggaaatttaatttttctttactaattatcccaaatatgaACTCTGTGTTTAGCTACTGTTTCCTTGGTTTATATAGAAATCGAAAATGATTCTTACacgatatatcaaataataatttttttcagggggagcaggcacagtggctcacgcctgtcaccccagcactctgggaggccgaggcgggaggatcgctcgaggtcaggagttcgagaccagcctgagcaagagcgagaccccgtctctactaaaaatagaaagaaattagctggacagctaaaaatatatacagaaaaaattagccgggtgtggtggcgcatgcctgtagtcccagctactcgggaggccgaggcaggaggatcgcttgagccgaggagttgaggttgctgggagtgaggctgacgccacggcactctagcccgggtgacagagccagactctgtctcagaaaaaaaaaaaaaaaaaaaaacaggcaggaAACAGAGCCCACCTTCCCAAACTTCAGGCAGGGAATGGGTTTGGGGGCCCACGATACCCATTTTTCAACAAGCGCTCAGGGGACTGGTCACCTTTTAGAAGCCAAAACAGGCAATTAGGAAGAGACGAACCAGCTCCCCCCTTTCTTGACTAAGCACAAGCTCCAGGTTACCCAAAACCTATGCCCCTGACACAGCACAAAGACAAGACAAGACACCAGCTCTCACTAGGGCATTTACTCGCACACAAAACACACGAGCTTGCTTTAAACTCAACGTAGAAAACGTTGACAGACTCACACTGGTTTACCAGTCAGCACCTTTGAAGAAAAATTGcaatttaatttttcacaatttctttttcttcccatcaaaaatagttttaatcaGTGGAAATGAAGGACACATGCAAAATCAGGTAGAAATCATGTTTCTCTTTAATTGAGTAGTTCATTCACATTCATTCCTCTCCTGGCTGCGACCCTGGTGACGGTTAGGTCCCCATCTCAAGAACTTGGCACGGGACCGGGTTGAGAGCCAGCGTGCACACAGGCCCCCGAGCCGGGGGGTTTGGAATCACAAGAACCGCAAAACCCAGCCTGTCTCTCTGACAAAGGGACCACGAGCGGGAGGGTCCAAAGCTCCACCGTGTAAAATCGGGACGGCCGGAGCTCAGTGCAAACACGGAAACCAAAATGTTATCAGGAACGTAGCGCCCCTCACACAGTCCAGGTCAGAAcggttttgtttctattttatcacCCAAAGGGGCGTAAAATCCACTCAAAGGTATAGAACGAATCGGACTAAATCAACTCACTCTGGGTAACGGTTTTTTGGACGCCGGCCACATTCAGCACGTTTTTTCCAAAGGGGCAACATTCAGGGCGACGTGGGACTTCCACGGCGGCGGCTACGTTCGCTGGCACCTTGGCGGAGGACACAGACGTACAAACCCCATCTGTGCCAGCGTCCACGGCGAGGGACCCAGGCCTCTGATCAGCAAAGTAGGTTACTTCGCACACTGAGCCGCACGCAACGACAGAGGAAGAGACACTTTCCGGGAAGGCGACAAAACGGCAAGGCGCAAAAGGCCCGAGTCGTTCTAAAGTGGAAGGACCCGAGCCCGGCGCCCTGTGGCCTTCATGGACGTGACCCCGCCTCGTCTTTGGTGGCCGTGGCTTCAGTGGCAGCCGCTCCTTCGACACGTTCCCCTGGCTTCTCCTCCCCTTGCTCCGCCTCGTCCTCCTGCGGATACAGGTCCGGGTACTTCTGCATGCACTCCTGCATGGCCCGGAACTGGTCTATGCAGTCGGAGCCCTTGAGCTCCTCGGTGCTGTAGTGGAAGCAGGAGAAGGCCGACTTGAACTGCTCCCCGCAGGGCCCGCTGGCCATGCCCCCGAGGCACGGGCAGTTCCAGTTGATGCCTCCGTCGGGCAGGATCAAGCCTGGAACAGGAAGACGAGCAAGGACACGGTGAGAGCCGCTCCCCCCGGGTCCCGGGCACCCAGAGGCACTCGCTGCCCACGGGCCACCGCGGGAGGCGCAGGGCACCGGGCACTCGTGCTGCCCGGGACGAAGCCGGCGTCCCGCGGCCCAGCTAAGGGAAACGGCGCCATCGGCGTGTTTGTCCCTGCGTGGCGCTGGTCGGTACCCCGCGCCCCCCAGGGCTGCGAGGCTGCGCCTCCAGAGCGCTGGGAACCGCCTCGTCCCAGGAAGCCACCGTCTGCCCGGTTTACTGAGGAGCTTTCTGGAAGCCAGAGGCGCTTCCAGGGCCGACGTCCTGATCTCGGCCTTCCAACCCTGCTGGGAACCCCCCGCCCCACAGGGACAGTGGGGACccggccaccccctgcctcacgCTCCCACCCACACGCACAGTGGGGACccggccaccccctgcctcacgCTCCCAGCCCCACACGGACAGTGGGGACccggccaccccctgcctcacgCTCCCACCCCACATGGACAGTGGGGACccggccaccccctgcctcacgCTCCCGCCCCACATGGACAGTGGGGACccggccaccccctgcctcacgCTCCCACCCCACATGGACAGTGGGGACccggccaccccctgcctcacgCTCCCAGCCCCACACGGACAGTGGGGACccggccaccccctgcctcacgCTCCCGCCCCACACGGACAGTGGGGACccggccaccccctgcctcacgCTCCCCGCCCCACACGGACAGTGGGGACccggccaccccctgcctcacaccccccaccccacacgcacagtggggacccggccaccccctgcctcacgCCCCCGCCCCACACAGACAGTGGGGACccggccaccccctgcctcacgGTCCCCACCCCACACGGACAGTGGGGACccggccaccccctgcctcacggtcccccaccccacacggacagtggggacccggccaccccctgcctcacgcccccaccccacacggacagtggggacccggccaccccctgcctcacgCCCCCGCCCCACACAGACAGTGGGGACccggccaccccctgcctcacgGTCCCCACCCCACACGGACAGTGGGGACccggccaccccctgcctcacgGTCCCCACCCCACACGGACAGTGGGGACccggccaccccctgcctcacgCCCCCGCCCCACACGGACAGTGGGGACccggccaccccctgcctcacgGTCCCCACCCCACACGGACAGTGGGGACccggccaccccctgcctcacgCTCCCGCCCCACACGGACAGTGGGGACccggccaccccctgcctcacgGTCCCCACCCCACACGGACAGTGGGGACCCGGCCACCCCCCTGCCTCACGGTCCCCACCCCACACGCACAGTGGGGACCCAGCCACCCCCCTGCCTCACGTCCCCGCCCCACACGCACAGTGGGGACccggccaccccctgcctcacgTCCCCGCCCCACACGCACAGTGGGGACccggccaccccctgcctcacgCCCCCGCCCCACACGGACAGTGGGGACCCggcccaccccctgcctcacggTCCCCACCCCACACGGACAGTGGGGACccggccaccccctgcctcacgGTCCCCACCCCACACGGACAGTGGGGACccggccaccccctgcctcacgctccccaccccacacggacagtggggacccggccaccccctgcctcacgCTCCCGCCCCACACGGACAGTGGGGACccggccaccccctgcctcacgctccccaccccacacggacagtggggacccggccaccccctgcctcacgCTCCCGCCCCACACGGACAGTGGGGACCccggccaccccctgcctcatgctccccaccccacacggacagtggggacccggccaccccctgcctcacgCCCCCCGCCCCAC from Lemur catta isolate mLemCat1 chromosome 21, mLemCat1.pri, whole genome shotgun sequence encodes the following:
- the CHCHD4 gene encoding mitochondrial intermembrane space import and assembly protein 40, encoding MSYCRQEGKDRIIFVTKEDHETPSNAELVADDPNDPYEEHGLILPDGGINWNCPCLGGMASGPCGEQFKSAFSCFHYSTEELKGSDCIDQFRAMQECMQKYPDLYPQEDEAEQGEEKPGERVEGAAATEATATKDEAGSRP